The sequence cctgagttcgaatcccaaaggtagcaaaaaattatttttcacaattcatacctttatacagcgaattcatacgtgttcaacataaaattcatgcatttaaaattgctcttattttttattttaagatgtgctatcacggtagcccacccctatatatatatatatatatatatatatatcgcaaataataacttatttatcttctATACATGTATGAACAGATCTTGGAGAGTGGACTCTCGCTGACTGCACAGAACTATAACACCTTCCTCTGCCTCCACACATACCCGGATGGAAGTTATGTGACAGAGAGGGATGCGAGACTTGATGTAAGCATTTAACTTTATTCAAATGTTAGTAATATATagtgaaatgtatttattttctaacaattatgcattgttatgtatcaATTAGGAGAAGATTCGTTGCATTCCTGAGGAGACAAGACAAGAGGACCTGAACGAGATCTACTGAGAGATCGTAGAACCCGGGAGGTCACGACGGTACGGCACTGGAAGTGTCGGTGTGAGCCAGGTTAGTAGAGGGTCTACTAATAGCACTGGCACTTCAGGAATGTCTCAGTAGATGTATGAGGCACGAATCTCCACGCTGGGGGAGCGGTTGGCTGCAGAACTAGCAGCACGTCAAGCCCTCGAGGAGAGGATGGCTATGTTCGAGCAGTATATGAGGCAGCCGGGTCCTCAATCCCCTATTCATTAGGTCTCCGATCCTCAATCCATCGTCCTGACTtctatgtatttatattttgttgaactatttatttcatgttttggaacaACATTACCCTTGCACTTTgtttttacatttatgttttgttgaactatttatttcatgttttgtaACAACATTGCACTTACCTATGCAACGTATGCAAttgagttcaaaatacattacaaatatcaaattaaaatacttatggggTATAAGCTAGAttgattaataataataataataataataataataataataataataataataataataataataataataataataataataataataataataataataataataataataataataataataaatcaataaatattttttttgaaataaaaataccGATAGGAACGAAACCGATCCATAATTGACAACATCTCTTaaatatcatctcgacatattctaaggttatgaatgtatgatattgattgaaatagagtttaaatgaattaataggtactagatatatcaataatacgagtgttctgtactggtgaccacttgaaaggaacttcaaggttaagcgtgcttgacttagagcacaactaagatggacgacccactgggaagttcgtctaacgtatgaaattaagttaaaaatacagtataaatatgaaaatacttgtggggtataaataaataaataatttcataaaaaaaataccaacgACAATCGCCGTCGGTACTGACCGGCAAGAGGCCACTGCGGTCCAACGAtgattaccgacggcagaaGGCCGCTGTCGGTGATGTTCGGCAAACAAGCCACCGTCGTCCGGCCAAACACTACAAACGGCAGCAACGCCGCCGGTAAAGTACTGGCAAAAGACCTCCGCTCACCGACGATATATTTCGACGGCGCTGCCGTCGTTAcgtaccggcggccgtcttttgccGTCGGTGATGACGTTACCGATGAGCGAAATACAGGTGACAAGTCGCCGCTGGTATCACCGTCAGTGATTGTTGAGAAAAGAAAGATATATTTAAACCCttatattttgatgataccaaaaccaccCAAAAGGCATACTCTAGCTGATGATGCTCCTATGATCCTGACTGTCTTAGTTCCTTGTATAGCTTGACGGATCAAGAAAGCTGAAATAACTGAAGACATTATCTCGACTGAAgaagtgtttgacaaaaagACTCCACACGAGTCTAGAACACGCGGAAGATGCAGACTCAACTGAAAGCTCCTAACTAAAGAAAACTGCACCAGGAATGACTGAAGAAAGAAAGGTCACATGAATAAATTCCAAGACACGCCGCAGTCAATGAAGAAGTTAGAAGCATTGACTTTAAAAGAATATGTCCTTGTACATGAGCCAGAAAAGAGACATTATCTTCCAACGGTAGGATTTGAAGAAAAagatctccaccaacggatctattcctcAGAGACGCCTATAAATAGCTCAGAAGAACTCTCAAgaaaaagagaggagagagaagagaagattCTGATTCAATCCTCAATGCCGAAGCTACATCAAAATATCAAATAGAGCTTAAAATTCTTTAAgcattgaatcgatgaagagagGATCTAAATATTGTGAAATCAGTTttactgattacctaaactctcttgtTGTAACTAGGATTTTCACTTAGATAAATCAGTTttacaatatcatatattgtGAAATCAGTTTTACTGATTACCTAAATTACTGATTACTTGAGATTCTGtactcagtaatcctagttggtatATTACAATACCCATTTTCAAATGAGcgagaagagtgtttgtaatcGAGCTTGAGACTTAGACCAAGctcagtggttgtttagtaccagtaaaCTAAACAATTAGGTTCCTTAGCACCCGCAAGCTAAGTGTGTAAATCCAACTCTATGAGTTGGTTGATGTAAGGAGTTTCCTTTCAGTATAGGTTGctttgcacccgtaagcattgcAGATAGGTTTGCGTTGCATCCGTAAGCATCGTggttaggtttgttgtgcacccgtaagcactagcgAGAGATCGTCAGACTAATCATCTAGCCGTCGATGTAGGAACGTTGTATTCctaaccacgtaaaaatctcttgtgttcttacttgcttTATATTCAATACTTGCACATAACTATGTTTCTCTAATACtgattaactgaaaagagtaacTAACGGATTCTCTGTGAAAAAAATCTTTCAAGGCTATTTCACCAAGTTTAATATTCCACTGTTAGAGTTATAGGTTTAACTGAtcaatcttttgatagtcagttAAACAAGTGAttctactctgttttacttacgactgaagccttacttggactgaagttaattgaccagatcaattaactgaagtcacccactgaaccttcgtttcagtatcagtcgccaccCCTTGTCATTTGAAGCGTGCATTTTCAAATCACTCAAACTGTCTTTCAGAACAAAGGTGTTGGTTTTAAGTAAccttattttcgaaaataacttacatgtgtattccccccctccccccatacacctgtcctTTCAACCCTCAAGGGACCCAACAGTGACTTATTTTCCAACGGCATATGGGGGATTACCGACGACATTTGTCGTCGGTAATGCCCGTGTTTTTTGTAGCGATTTGTGCATATTATTTCACAATTAATCCAATTTAAAAATCTCGTCTATAGCTTCGAGTGCAGACACCCACTGTCAAACTCTGGCAGCTctatcaaaatctcaaaatagatTTCTCGATTATCAAGCCATCAAAATCCTAAAACTTTTTCTATAAGATCATATATAATATGAGAATTTCGTGAAATCAAACAGAAATGAAGTTATTTAATTAACTACACTCTTATATGATTCACATAAAATCGACACATATTGATGACacaaaaattaaagtaaaatttACGTTTCTACGATCGAAGGGAGATGGGAGATTTAGAactatcgtgctgataacgtgttataaactagagaatAGAGATGAGAATATGAATTAAGTGTATTCAATATGAGGActaaaggcctctatttataaATGTAGGAAGTTAGGGTTTTAAGGAGATTTTTTGATCAACAcatataagatatatctagaagatatatttacaacactacTAATACATGATAATGCGTTTGTAACAATGATTAACACGTTAGCTTTAAAATCAAAAGGTCTTGGCCGGTGGGCTGGGAAACTCAATCTGCCCATTGTAACATCTCTAGCTTGTAGTTTTTGCGATTCGTTTTGTCACGCAGGCGGAGTTGCATAGTTTTCGAAATCGGATTAACATGACTTACGGTCAAACTCTAAATCCTAGTCCACTAAGATACATTCGTTCAAAAGAAGATTCGGAGAGTGGATTATATGTAAATATAAGTTTTCCATTTTAGGTGCGCTACATTCGTCCCCAAACAAATGCATACCACGTCGAAACTCATTGACCAAAAACTGGTCAATTATACTATTTTAACCTCTAATATATTTgcatgaaaaataagaaaaacaaattGAAGAAATGGCATAGAAAACAAAGGTTAAATGAGAAACTTGACATTATTTTGCTATAGAATTCTGAGATAAGGTACTTATTCGGAGAAGTGTCTAACGCTAGAAGAGTGGAACACTGCAAATCCAGAATGGGACTCATATATAGCTACAGAGACTAATTTACCATATACTATAGATATAACCAAACTCATTTCAGGCTCAAAGGAAGCAAATGCAGAGCACCCTAAGAAAACAAGATCTTCTGCAGACGAAAATCAAGCAAACAAGAATTCAAACTTTTAGCTAACCGAGATGATGACATACATGTGCAAGAcacaaagaaatgaagaaagGAAGTTTGTTCCGTTCATATCCACAAACGGCTTGAAAAGGCAACGCAATGGTGAAAGCAATGTTAGTTTAACTCAGAAATAAAGCCAGGGGTCAAATGTAGCCATATCATATCATACCAAAACATGCTAGTCTTGCACCTTCCAGATTGTTACAATATCAGCTTTTGTAGATTAAAGCTACAACTGCAACACTTGAAAACATCATATACCAGAACACACATAAATTGCATCAAAGTTATAAGAGAGTATACCAAGTACTTGGCGACTACTTATACCCATGTTTACAGTCCAACAAACTGTAGGCATTGCACGGAGCACCTGCCTACAAATGTTCACTTAGATAGCACGACTCTTAATAACATCAAGGCCCATTTCAGTTGGATCGGTTGCTTGCAGTTCAACTTGAATACCGTCCAGTTCCCTCTTGAATCTGTCCTTTGAGCTAGCATATATCATCTTGCTTCTGATCCTTGAAGAATCAGGAGACCTTATATAGCAAAAGAAACCGGGCATAAAAACCAGATTCAGTGAGTACAACACAATTCTTTTTCATCTAAAAAATTAGTGCATCGTGATTTGTTAACTAAAGGGATAAGCAATATGATGCTGACATTACCAAGCAATAAAGAAAATCTTGCTTTTCTGGCAATTCTCTGCAGTCACAAAGTCAAAATCGTAGATGCAATAGCGACATTCCTCAGCAGGGACACTAGCAGCAAAGTCCTCATAGGTTTCAGTTGGCTCACCAACTTTTTCAACAACAACCTGCTTCTGTTTCTCTTCTATCTTAAAGATAATGTAGCGATAAGTCCTCTTCGCCTTCAGTTCCAAGAATCTCAACTTGCAATCATCATGAACGGCCATCCCAGATGCTGCATTCGCCTATAACGGGACCACAAGAATGTCATTTGCATAACAAAAACATCGTAAACTGCAATCTGTaactcaaaaaataaaacacaagcaaacggggggggggggggggatgatAATAACAACAAATGGATCAAACTAGAACACCACAACAATTATGTCATTGCATTGTTACAGAATAGAGAAACTAATTAGAGGAATTCCCATCAATAAATTAGCTGTTCATATACTCGAATCATTTACGATACATCTGCTAAAATTATTACACATTAGGCTGATTTACACCAATTAATAATATCTCATGGACTACAGAAACTTCCAAAATTGGATAAATTAATCTTCAATCGAAAAAATCACAGAAATGGATAGCAACTAATGCCAGGTCAATCAAACATCAGGTGCCAGGCCTCAAGCACAATTAAGCTGCAATCCTGCGACGCGAATTGCAAACTTATCTCAATAGTTAAATGAATTCAACACGAATTATGAATCTCAATGAACTCGGTACATAAATAGCAACTCAAGAGAGCAGCAGCATCTAACAGAAACCAGATCAATCCAGATTAGCCAACTAAAAAAAACAGCTCGCGAAAACAACTACTTCAAGCTAGACTAGACGAAAGACGAGAAACGAAAGTCAGATCAAGCGAGCAATCGAACCACACGCAATAATCAGATGATGAGAAAGCAATGCGACAGGAAATCTGGAGAAACAGAGAAGCGGAAACTCACCATTTCGATCGTGCTTAAGTTTGAAGCAGAGAGAATACGAAGACCAACGCAGGACTATGTAGAAAGAAAAGGAGAGGAATtttagagagagggagaaaaaGGGAATGTGAGAGAGAGCGAGCGATAACGTGCGAGTTTTGGACGACTCTTTATTGAGGGGATGCGGTAGGGTTTTTTTACTTGGTTTTACTGCGTGTGAAACCAGATTAAAAGCGGTTGCGTGACGCCGCGTACGCTTCTCTACAATTACTATTTGATATTCGGTGTCAATTAATTTAGTACTTTTTTCACTAATTGGCGATTTCAtgatttcaaaattattgtGTCAATTAAATAACCTGCTTGTCACCCCGGTTAATAGCCCATATTATTAATTGGAACGACTTTAAACACTTTTAAAAGAAATTTAAATAGTAGTTTATAAACTTAGTCACACACCATTTTACTCGTCGATTTGTACAgtaaatgaaaaattaattttgtttttctttttagaaaAAGTAAAGGTGTTAAAAGTCATATCATCATAATCGAGTAGCGTGGAATTAACGCAGAAATGTAGAGAGAGAATCTGTGGTGGACCCCACTCGTCGGCTTGCATAAATGTTTTTGATCTCTTATCCTAAAattcacaaaaacttgggtgaggtcaacctcataccatgagacgggtcgggtcgggtcggggcgCGGGTTTGACGGGTCGGGTGGGTTTTGGGCGCGGGTCTGGGATACCAGAAATAAAGTACACATtctcattaataaaagtaataattattgtgaacaaatgtaataatttagaaacattacatttcatcatatcaatagttactttacCTCAAGACAatgattatttgaattattatttgattatttcatcatatcaatagttacttttcctcaagataatgattacttaaattattatttaatttttttttctatattctatttattttctccgttattcaaagtaattgttattataatgaaaagtaattattgacatgaagaaatgtaatgtttttaaattattacatttgttcacaataattgttacttttattaatgataATGTGTACTTTATCCCAGACCCGCGTCcaaacccgacccgacccgcgcccccgacccgacccgacccgtctcATGCTATGAGGTCAACCTCACCCAAGACCTACTCCCTAAAATTAGTCtggaattttattttctcgtagcacttaaattttgattgtttccctaagatttctttttaGGGGAAAAAATAATGAAAGAAGAATTCATCTCGAGAGCCTATTCTAGGGGTgcctgatcactaatttcttagcaacaaataccgcaactaacacggtgtaatcgtagcacagaaatagcaagcagagtatcgtatccacagagactgtaaaacgaaattactttatctatctcctaaacagactctcacagtatgcaggtaaacgaaagcaggaaggtttaattaacttaaactaaaacgcaaataacaataattaaaaacacgtaggaaaattcgaatattaaaagacaactgatcctagggtagtaaattcattaactaaatccacataataaatctattaatcctatgtaccagtttaatccagttatgatgagagatcacttaattaatcaatcactctcgctagagcagcaacgatcgtagattagtaaattatctatctccgttaggtctcaagaaaatctactaactcccaatagctcctaagaatagctccctatgatccacttatctccgctaggtctcaaggttaaaatcatatcatacattcctgaatccgctaaacagttatctccgctaggtctcaaaccgaatagctaaacatgcaaactattgatcagataattcacaagaaattaagcaccaggaattatgaatcataaactggaaggcacaaaggtattaacaaataaatcacataaattcaatcaactatttacaaaccctataatcagctaaaggaaactagtcAGACAtcgtaaaataaaacataaacataattaaaaagaaagcaataataaaaactgaattaaataaaaactgaataagaacaattgtagcagcttgaatcttcaatcttgtgaaaATCCAATCTAAGCAGtacaaactggaaagcaataaattctaaagctatgaaattgaaaaagtaaagttgggaactgaaaaaggaacccaaaataggtcataagaagacctatttatagtaccagggtaaaatacagagtttgaaacccagaagaactcaaaaaacgcgcaaaactgaaaaatccgggtagccggcgacccatccggcggtcattggctcaagcacaaaaatccttcatctggcggcgatcgccgcgtcttttccaacgttccagaagatccggcgacccaggcggcggtcgccggtcaggtcgccggaaatccttcttcgggcggtggtcaacggtgtttgaccgccggattctgact comes from Salvia miltiorrhiza cultivar Shanhuang (shh) chromosome 3, IMPLAD_Smil_shh, whole genome shotgun sequence and encodes:
- the LOC131016698 gene encoding actin-depolymerizing factor 1-like, which encodes MANAASGMAVHDDCKLRFLELKAKRTYRYIIFKIEEKQKQVVVEKVGEPTETYEDFAASVPAEECRYCIYDFDFVTAENCQKSKIFFIAWSPDSSRIRSKMIYASSKDRFKRELDGIQVELQATDPTEMGLDVIKSRAI